Genomic window (Cystobacter fuscus DSM 2262):
GATGCTGGAGACGGGCCGCTCGGTGGAGGCCATCGCGCTGGACCTGGGCTACAGCAGCGCTTCCGCCTTCATCGCGATGTTCCGGAGAATGACGGGCACCACGCCGGACAAGGTGCGCGGCCAGGGCCTCGCGGCTTCCTGACGCGTCGTCCGCGCCGCGGGGTCGCCTGGAGCGGGCCGGGTCAGCCCCTGGATGCGGCGGGATTCGAAGCCGCCGCCTGGCTCTGAACGGCTCAGTCGCCTTCTCCGGCGGACAGGGGCAGGGACCCGGATGAGTGAGAGAGGGCGCGGTAGGTATCCAGGAAGCCGTGACAGATATCACCCTGTCCCGAGAACAGGGCCTTGGTCGCTTTCGGAAGCAGGTACCAGGGAATCGTTGGGTAGTGGTGGTGGGTATAGTGGAAGCCGTTATTGTGGTGCAGGAAGTTGGTGATTGGGCTGAGGTTGGAACGGATCCCGGTGCGGGTCCGGTAGTGGTCGGTGATCTCCGACCAATAGAGATGGCTTTGACATGACCAGAAGAAGGGGATGAGCCAGTAAAGCACCAGCAGGTGGAGAACCCCGGTCGCGGCGCAGAGCAGCGAGACCACGGCCCAGAAGGCGACGATCTTGCGCCCCTCCTTCCAGGGCCGCGGGGTCAGCACGCGGCAGTAGTACGCCCCAGCGAAGCCGAGCACGGGACGGACGAACCAGATCCAAAACATGTTGATGCCGGGCCTGTCGAGGCCGAGCGCCCGGTAGTCCGCCACCAGATGGTCTTCCGGCATCCCGAGGCGGCGGTGGTGCACCAGGTGCTCGGTGCGCATTTGCGCGACGGTACAGAAGAACGGGAGGCCGTAGAGGAACTCCAGCCGGTCGTTCCAACTGCGCTTCCGGAAAAGGTTGTAGTGCGACGCCTCGTGGAGCAGCGCCTCGCTGAGGGCGAATTGGAAGGCCCCGATCAACCAGGCCGCCACCGGGTAGAGGTACCACCGATCCAACCAGAGGGAGACCGTGATGACAGCGGCGATCGCGGCCCAGTCCCGGCCAATGGCCAGGAAGCCACGGAGGTTGCTGCGCTGGACGAACTGCTGTGGTGTGCTGGACACGAACGGACCTCTGCGTGAAGACGGATAGGTGCTCCAGGACAGCGTCAGCGAGCCGCCTCCATCTGTTCCAGGCGGGGTGGCCGACTGGCGTCGACGAGTGCCGCCAGTTCCGCGGGCGTACAGGTGTAGCTGGGCTTGCCGGGTCTCCCGAACGCGACCGGCTCATTCCGGTCATAGAGGGTTCCCTTGGGGACCAGGTCTACCCATACCTGGACGCCATGGTCTTGCCGTAGCTGTTCCAGGAGTCCTGGCTGGATTTGATCCCCGTCCCGCTCCTTCTCCACGATGAAGCGCAGCCTTCGCGGTTCAGCGGCTGCCTTCCAGAACCGGCGGCTCGGGAGCTTGGACACGATCGCTTGCAGTTCCCAGAGGTCGAACGGCTTGTCCTGGACCCACAGGATGTCGTCCGCCCGGCCGCGGACCTGCAGCGTGGTGTTCTGGCCACACGCACAGGGTCGCGTCAGCAGCCTCACCCTGTCGCCGGTCACGTACCGGATCATGGGGGTGGCCTCGGGGGTCAGGGACGTGACGACCAGGTTTCCCGTCTCCCCCTGCGCCACCTCCTGCTCCAGGCGATCATCCAGAACCTCCATCCAGAAGTCGCCCCATGGGTGCAGCCCGTGCTGCGCGCAGTCCATGGCCTGAGGTCCCGTCTCGGTCATTCCATAGTTGTCATACACGGGGACTCCCCAGATTTCGTGGAGGAGCTGACGACGGTAGGGGGTCAGGGGCTCTCCGCCACAGCAGATGGCACGCAGGTGGGGGAAGTCGCGGCGAGTGTCGAGGCCCGCCATCTCCGCCGCTTCGGCGATCACCACTGCCTGCAGCGACAAGGTGGCCAGGACGCTCACCTGCAGCTTGCGCATCAACTGGACCACGCGCGGCAGGGGGGTGATCGGGGTCCCGGTGTCCGCGGCAATCACACACGCCTGCTTGCGATGGACCGCCGCCTGGACGAAGTGCGCGATGGAGGAGAGCGCATACGGAAACCTGATGAGCACCCGATCCTCTTCATGGAAGCCGACTCCCCATTCCGCCAGCTGCGTGTGGATCCGCGCCATGCTCTCGCCGCTGTACCAGACGGACACCGGATCTCCCGTCGTCGCGGAGGTCTCGTGGTACTGCAGGACTTTCTGGCGAGGAACGCATACCAGTCCCTCCGGCGATTGCTGGCGCAGGTCTTCCTTCCTCAAGAAGGGGAGCCGTTTGAAGTCTTTCCAGGACTGGAGCCGCGTGCTCGGCAGATGGTTCCTGTAGAAGGGCGAGTTGCGTGCATGCCGCAAGACCAGATTGATGGCTTCCAGTGGGTAGAGTGATGCCATGTTCCCGCTTCCTGTGTGGATGTTCATTCGAGGCGAAGCAACTCGCGGATGTTCTTGCCGAGGATCCTCTCGCGCTCCGGTTCGGAGATGGGAAGCAGGAGGATCTTCTTGAGCTCCACGGCTGGGTGGGACAGGGGGTACTCGGACCCGAAGAGCACCTTGTGGGCTCCGGCCTTCTTCACCGATTCGTGGATGTGCAGATAGGTGCCGAGCGAGGTCTCCAGGAAGAAGTTGTCCAGCTCGGAGGCGGCGGCCGTCGCCTCCTGGTCGGCCGGTCCATGTCCCATGTGCTCCAGGACGAAGTTCGTGTGAGGGAATCGCCTGGCCAGCCCGGCGAACCGGGCTGTATCCACCCCCGGGCGCGGCACGACATGCGAGTAGACAGGTACCCCGCGCTCGCCGCAGAGCAGCACCAGCTCGGCGACCGCTTCGCTGTCGAACGACAGCGCGTGAATCAGGGGCGCCAGCTTCAAGCCGCGAAACCCGCTCTTCAGATACTGCTCCAGCTTCTGCACTGCCCGCGGCTCGAGTGGATCCACGCAGGCGAGCCCATGGAGCTGGGAATGGGTCTGGAAGGACTGCTCCACATAGTCGTTGGGCGGAGGCTGGTTGAACGGCTCGGCCTTGCCAGTCAGGTAGTCGCTCATCCGTCTGATATCCAGCATGCCTCCTGGGCCGATGACGCCCTGCTGGATGTCGCTCTGTTCGAGCTGTTCTAGATACTCCTTTGTCTCTCCAAAGAGGGTGGGAGAGACGTGGGCATGTGCATCAATCACCATGGAAGTGCTCAAGAGAAGATGGAGGGCCGGGAGTGGCTGATCCCTTCTGTCATTCGGGTTGGATGCGCGCCGGAAGGGATGTGACGGGCACGAGCCACTCGCTCCAGCAGCCACGCCAACCCCTTGCCTACCCGTCTGCGGCCGTCCCATCACATCGACCTCCTGGCGACTCAGGTACAGGGATCGCGTGCCTCGCTCACACGGGCATGAATCCAGCATGTGTGCGCGCGGCCAGCGCTGTCATGAGGGCAGGCTGGCGTTTTGTAAATCAGGGGAGATCACACATGAGACAAAACGAGACGGGCGTTCCGCAGGCGGGAGTTGGCGTGCGAGGAGGGAGAGGGCTGCGCTCCTTCCGTTCCTTGAAGGACATGCTCCTGCGTGGGTTGGAGCGTGGGCACGGACACGAGCACGGACACGAGCACGGGGGCGCCTGGGAAAAGCAACCCTCGTTGGAGCTGTACCACGAGCTGACGGTCGCCTATGCCACCCACAAGATCCGCCGTGTGCTCGATGATGGTCACGAGCAGGTGGATGAGGTCCGGTTGCGTTCCTACAATGGGAAGCTGGTGGGACCCACCCTCGAGGTGCGTCCAGGGGACACGTTGAGAATCCTCTTGAGGAACCAACTCCCCTTCAAGGAAGAGCTGGTGGGCGATCATCCGCACGTCGGCCCGCATGGTGCCAACGTCACCAACCTCCACTTCCACGGGATGCACGTCTCTCCCGCGGGAAATTCAGACAACGTCCTGCTCGCGATCGGACCCAACCAGGAACTCGAGTACGAGGTCAAGATACCGGAAGATCACCCCGCCGGCACCCACTGGTACCACGCCCACAAGCATGGCGCGGTGAGCATCCAGCTCGGCAGCGGCATGGCGGGCCCGTTGATCGTCCGTGGCGACATCGACCAGGTCGAGGGCATCCGCCAAGCCAGGGAGCGCATCATCGTCCTCCAGCAGATTCCCTACAGGCTGGTCACGGATCCCTACGACAACACCCGGCAGGCGAACATGGTGGAGGAGTTCTCGCAGCTCTTCGAGAACACCTGGCAGCGCGAGCTGGTCCCCCAGGGGCGGCGTGTCACCCTCAATGGAGAGATCCTACCGACCTTCCGGCTGCGGCCCGGAGAAGTGGAGCGCTGGCGGTTCATCCACGCGGGCGTCCACTTCCCGTTCCGGCTCCGGCTGGTCCGCGAGGGCGGCAACCCGGCCACCGAGAGCATTCCCTACTACCTGATCGCCATGGATGGCATCACGACGGGTCGCCTCGACCAGGTGGATGTGACCGAGATGCATCCCGGCTACCGCGAGGACGTGCTGGTTCATGCGGTGGGCAGGGATGGCAAGCCTCTGGCGCGGGGAACCTACCTGCTCGTGGACGAGGTGGAGCAGAATCCCGGGGCCCGGGTCCTGGCCCGTGTCGTCGTGGAGGGCCCGCCGAAGATGATGAGGCTGCCCAGGCCGGAGGCGTTGGCCGCGTTGGCTCCGTTCGAACCCATCCGGGACGAGGAACTCACCAGCACGACGCCCCAGGAGGCTCGTTTCGAGGTCCAGATCGTCAAACCGCCTCCAGCTCCGGAGTTCAGGTTCCTGCTCAATGGCAAGGAGTTCAGCCCCCATGATCCCCCGCGCCAGCTCACGCTGGGTGCGGTGGAGGAGTGGGTCGTCTCCAGCGTGGGCGCCGCCGAGTTCTTCCCGGGCCACCCCTTCCACATCCATACCAATCCGTTCCAGCTCGAGGATGCACAGGGAAGAGTCATCTGGAAGGACACGATCTTCGTGCCCGTCGGCCAGCAGGTCCGGTTGCGCACCCGTTACCGGCGCTACGTTGGCCAGTTCATGCTGCACTGCCACATCGTGACGCACGAGGATGAGGGCATGATGCAGTTGCTGGAGATCGTCCCGCCCAGGCAGGACGCGGGGGGGGCGCCCGGTGGTGGTTCAGGCTCGCATCATTAGAGCCCTCTAGCGCCCTCTGAAGCGCTCCGCTTCGGCGAGCGCGTCGTGCTCGTACAACCAGTCCATCCGGTGTGCGAGCACGTCGGGCCGGAACCGCTGGGTGAGCCGGAGCCGGGTGTTGCGCTTGAGCACCTGGAGCGGTCGGTCCAGGTGGAACAGTTGCGCACTGCCCCGGGAGGTCATCTGGACCTGGTGGGTCCGGGGCTTGCGCAGCCGCTCGTATTCCTCCAGCGCCTCCTGGGGCCTTCCGGCACGCCGTGTCAGGCAACTCGCCAACACCACCGCGTCCTCGATGGCCTGGGCCCCCCCTTGCGCCTGGAAGGGGAGCATGGGGTGGGCGGCATCCCCCAGGAGCGTGACGCGCCCGCGGCTCCACCGGGGCAGCGGGTCGCGGTCATACAGGGCCCACTTGAACACCTGGTCCGTGGCGCGGATCAACTCCTGGAGGACCGGGTGCCAGCCCTGGAACTCCGAGAGGAGTTCTTCCCGGCTCCCCTCGACCGACCATGACTCCAGGTGCCACGTCCGGGTGGGAACGACCGCGACATAGTTGAGCTGGCGCCCTCCGGAAATGAAGTAGTGCACGAAGTGCCGTCCCGGGCCCCACCAGGACGTCATGTCGCGCTGGAGCCGGAGGCCTTGGATGCGCTCGGCCGGGAGCACGGCGCGGAAGGCCATATAACCCGAGAAGCGAGGTTGCTCCGGCCCGAAGGCGGCGGTGCGGATGCTCGAGTGGATGCCATCTGCTCCGATGAGCACGTCCCCCCACACGCGGGAGCCGTCCTCGAGTTCCACGCGCACGCCGTCCTCCTCCTCGACGAAGCCGGTACATCGGGCGCCCAGGTGGAGCGGCTCCGGCCCGAGCGCCTTCATGAGCACCGCGTGCAGGTCGGCCCGATGGACGTGGTAGTAGGGCGCCCCGTAATCCTGGAGGCAGCGCTTACCCAGAGGTGTGGAGAAGATGCTCCTGCCGGTACGCCAACTTTTCACCTGGAGCGACCCCGGGGCCACGGCGACGTCGCGCAGCTCCTCCCCGCACCCGAGCTGGACGAGGGTCCGCGTCGCATTCGGGCTCATCTGGATGCCGGCCCCGACGGGCTGGAGGTGGGGGGCCTGCTCGAACACTCGTGGCTCGAACCCGGCCCGTTGCAGTGCCAGAGCCGCCGCCAGTCCGCCAATGCCGCCGCCGGCGATGAGGATGCGTGGACGGCTCACCATGGGGCCCCCTCCGCGCTCGTGGGGCGCGTTTCCGGGGCTTCGGAGCGTTCGAGCTCGAAGGCCTCATGCAGGATGCGCAGGGCCTCGTCCGCCCGACTCTCTTCCACCAACCCGCTGATGCGCAGCTCGTTCACGGCCAGGTCCGCCATGGGGATGCCATGCCGGGCGAGGCTGCGGCACACGCGGGCGGCGACCCATGGATCCGAGCGGACGCCGATGCCCACCAGTGACACCTTGCTCAGACCCGTCGAGACCTGGATGGCGGATGCACCCAGGTAGTCCACGAGCCGTTCCAGCGAGGGTTTCGCACGGAGCAGCTCCCCCTCGGGGAGGGTGAAGGAGATGCTCGCCCGGGTTCCCTCCTGGCGGTGGCGCAGCAGGTCCACGCTCGTGTTCAGCTCGGCCAGCAATTCCAGCAGCTCCGCCATCCGCTCGGGGTGGTGCTCCAGCCCCGACAGCTCCACCCGAGCCTGATTGCGCTCACAGGCCAGCCCCGCCAGCACCCGGGCCTCGAATGCCTTCTCCCGGGAAACCAGCCACGTCCCTTCTTCCTCCGTGAACGAGCTGCGCACGTGAACCGGAACCTCGTATTTCATGGCGATCTCCACGCTGCGCACCTGCAGGACCTTGGCTCCCAGGGATGCCAGCTCGAGCATGTTCTCGTAAGAGATGGACTTCAGCTTGCGGCTGGAAGGACAGACGCGGGGGTCGGCCGTGTAGATGCCCTCCACGTCCGTGTAGATTTCACAGACGTCCGCGCCCAGCGCGGCCGCCAGGGCCACCGCCGTGGTGTCCGAGCCTCCACGCCCCAGGGTGGTGATGTTGTCGTTGGAGTCCACGCCCTGGAACCCGGCGATCACGGCGATCTGGCCGCACGCCAGGACCTCGCGGATGCGCTCCTGCTCCACCTGGAGGATGCGAGCCCGGGTGAATGCGCTGTTGGTGCGCAGCGGGAGTTGATGGCCCAGGAAGGAGCAGGCTTGCCCGCCCTCGGCTTGGATGGCCAGGGCGGTCAGCGCGGTGGAGACCTGCTCCCCCGTGGCGGCAATCACATCCAGCTCCCGGGCATCCGGGAGCGGGAGCACCTGGTGGGCCAGACCCAGCAGACGGTTCGTTTCCCCGCTCATGGCACTGACCACCACCACCACGTCGTTGCCCGCCTGCTGACTCGCGAGCGCCAGCCGCGCGACCTCGCGGATGCGCTCGATGTCCGCCACGGACGTGCCACCGAACTTCTTCACGAGCAGGGGACGCCGGCTCCCGGGGTTCTTCTCAGGTGCACTCATGGACTGTCTCTCAGGTCTCGATGATGTGCTCGTCGACCTTGATGCCCACGTGCCGTCCAGGCAGGGCCATCTGGCCGAGCAGCTTGTCCCCGGGCCGCAGCTCGGTGATGTTCAGGGGCCTGGCTTCGTCCGAGAAGATCCGGACGTGCCAGTCGTCCTGCATGATGACGTTGATGCGCTCGCCGCTCTGGAACTCGGCCTCGATGAGGCGCAAGGGACGCATCTCCGTCTTCATCCGGCCGACGCTGGAGCGGCGCGTGGTCCCGGTGCGGTCGACGATCATCACCGGTGAGCCCGCGCGCAGCTCGCTCATGTAGTCCGTGCGGTTGCCGAAGTTGTAGACGTAGCTGTGCACGGCCCCGGCGTTCACCCGGAAGGGCCGCAGCTCCATGTACGGCAGGAAGAAGACCTCGGGGCAGCACAGCAGCCCACCCTGGGAGGTGGAGCCCACCAGGATGCCTTCCGTCGGAGAGAAGAGCGTGGTGGTGTCGATGCAGCTGCGGTAGCCCATCCCGATGGGGACGGTGCGCACCAGGGTGGCCACTTCCAGCTTCACCGACGTGCGCTCCAGCCGGCCCAGACGCGAGACGAACTCGCTCAGCGCGCCGTGCGAGCGCGGCGAGAACATGACCCCGTCCGCCCCCACCTCCATCACCCCCAGCGTGACGATGGCGTCGTCCACGTCCGTGGGGGCGCTGATCTCCTTGATGAGCACGGTGTTCGTGGCCTGCAGCGAGGCGATCACCAGCTCCAGCGGGATGTTGGTGGGATCCCGGAAGCGGATCATCAGGTAGTCATGGTGGCTGCCCTCCCGGATGGACTGGTGCAGACTCTCTCCATCGTCCACGTACGCCCGGTAGCACGTCTTCAGTCCCAGCTCCGCCGCCCTGGCCAGCACCTGCACGTCCGGGCTGGTCACCACGAAGTCCTGGCCGCCCTGGGGCAGGGAGGCGAGTCGCTCCAGATCCTCGGCGCACTCGGCGTGGAAGACCTTGCGGATGCGCGCCGGGAGGACGGGCGCGAGCGCGGAGAGGTTGTCCGGGTAGAGGATGAGGCCGGTATACGACAGGTTGAGCACCCGCTCGAGCAGGCCTTCATTGTCTTGGGGGGTGGACAGTCCGGCCGAGTCGAACCAGACGATGAGGGAGCTGGTCTCTTCCGCGCGGTTGCGGTCGCCCTCGAGCCGCTCGAGTCGGATGCGCTCGCGCTTCTGCATGGTGACGACTTCGCTCATGTTGATGATGCTCTCTGGGCTGCTCATGATGATTCCTGTGTGTGAGGATGCCGCGCGGTCCGGACTGCTCGTCGCGCGGCTGCTCTTCAGAAAGAGAGGGGAGAGCGCGAACGTGACGCGCTCCTCACTTCACGGCCTCATCGAAACCCTGGGTCAGGAAGTGGGCGGCCCCCTGGCTGCTTGTACCGCCCGCGCGCCGGGCAAAGGGAACCGGTGCTTCCAGCTCCTCTCCGGAGTCCTCCCGCATGAGTTCCCACAACTGGTCGAGGAGGGTGGCGGGGGACTCGCGTTGAAAGACATTGCGTCCGACGCACAGCCCGGTGGCGCCGTGGCCCACCGCCTCCCGGGCGAGCGCGAGAAACTCCTCGTCCGAGCACTTCGATCCACCCGCGAAGAAGACGGAGGTGTGCTCCTGGATGCCATCCAGCAGCACCGGCAGCAGCGCGAGCCTGGCGGGCGCGGCGATCTTGAGTGCATCCGAGCCCAATTCGACGCAGGCGCGCATGAGGTGCCGCATCCGCAGCAGGCGCGGCTCTTCCCGGGCGGACTCGACCTTGTCGTAGACCATGGTCAACACCGGCAGCCCGTAGTCATGGGCCTCGTCCACCACCCGGCCCAGCATCACCAGGTTGGAGGCGTCGTTCGTCCCGTCGAAGTTGAGCTGCACGGAGACCGCGTCCGCGCCGAGGCGGATTGCTCTCTCCACCGAGGTCAGCATCTCCTTGCGGTTCGGCGATGCGGACAGCGAGGTCATTCCATTGAGGTGGACCATCACCCCCTGGCCTCGGAGCAGCCCCTGGCCGCCGAGTCGCTCCACCAGTCCCTTGTGGGCGAGGACCCCGGTGATGACCGGATGACGGATCCATCGTCCGATCTGCTCCATCCGCTCCAATCCCTGGATGGGGCCCATGGTGAGACCATGGTCGATGGGGACGATCACTCCCAGGTTGGACTGCTCGTGCAGGAAACGTGACCAGCGGATCTTCTTCGCAACGCCATCCATGGAGTGCTGCCTTTCAAATGGAGGCCGGAGCCGCACGGATCGGCAACGTTCCCCGGCTATCGGAGATGGAGGGCGTGAGGGCGGGATGTGAGCGGGCCGGGCTCCAGGCCGCCAGGGGCAGGCTCTTGCCGTCCCGTGCAGCAGCCGAACCGGCCTGGCCACCTGGCTGTTCAGCGCGTGCGAACCCTTTCAGGGTGCTCCGCGTTCAGCCCCGCCGCTTCGTCGCACTCTCTTCGGCTCGGCCTTGCAGGTGACGCCTCACTTCCACTCGCTGGTGCCGGAGTTCGCCTGCATGAGGCGTGGATGCAGGCGGCGGGTGTTGGCGTACGTGACAGCACCCAGCGGGATGCGCGCGATTCTGGATCACCTGGGATTGCCCACGCGGCCCGCCAGGCGGGCCCCAGCGCGAACCCCACCTGTCACTGTACTTCCACGGAGCCCTGCGCCCCGGTTTCATCCATCTTCTCGGCGAGCGCCTTCCCCTCGGGCGTCAGCGACAGACCTCCGAAGGTGACGGAGACCAGACGCTCGAGCTGCATCTCGTCGATCACGCCGAGGAGCTCGGTCCGGGGAATACGCAGCGCCTCCCCCAACTCGTTGACCTCGTCCTGGCTCAACAGGGCTCCACCCTTGGAAGACTCAATCGAGTACAAGGCGCGTAAGAAGGCTCGAGACGTGTCTGTCATGATTTGCATTCCTGAAGCGCTCTTACTTCAGAATGGGCTCTTGCGGGGGTCATGGCAGTAGAGAATGGAGTGTGCCTCTGGCCCTTCTCTCGGAGGGCGATGCCGCGTTTCCGGGCAGGCATGGATGGGGCGGGCCGCCCGCCCGCCCGCCCCCGTCAGCACCCGTCAGCTCCGCGGCTCTCCTCCGCCGGCGCGCACCAACCCTCCACGGCACGGGGCTCTCTCTTCTTCCGCGTATTCCACTTAGGCGTCAGACGAGCGCTGATGTATCCTCCGGTAGGCAAGGACACGACGAGCCGCCCCCAGGAAGTGGGCTCGGCGGCGTCCGAGCCCCCCTTGTGCTTCGGTTGGAGAAACACCATGCGCGCCGTGCTGGGTTGGATTGCGATCGTGCAGCTCTTGTGGGCCGGAAGTGCCAGGGCGGACGAGCTGGCCACGCTCGCGTTGTCCCAGGCGAAGGCCTTCTACCAGGCGCTCGACTACGAACGGTGCCTCAAGCGGCTGAAGCGTGCCGGTACGCTGAAGCTGTCGGAGCCGGAGCGGGCCGAGGTGGCGCTCTACCAGGGATTGTGCGGCGCCGGCCTGGGCCAGTCCAAGGCGGCCCGGAAGTCCTTCCAGCGTGCGTTGGAGCTGGATCCGGAGCTCCAACTCCCCCTGGGAACGAGCCCCCGCCTCGTCGAGCTCTTCGAGGAGGTGGGTGGAAAGCGCCGGAGCCGCCCGCCGGACGCACCGGCCGTGGCCGCCGCCCCCGCTCCGGATGTGCCGTCGGCACCGTCGGCGGAGCCTCCCACGGTCACGCCCGAGCTGAAGCCCTCGGCCCCCCCTGCCGTCACCGAGCGTCCGGCCTTCCTTCCTCAAGCCCAGCCGCCGAAGAGCGGGGTGGTCCGCGCCGTGCCCTACGTGCTGGGCGGCGCCTCGCTCGCGGTGCTCGCCACGGGCGTCGTCTTTGGCGTTCAGGCCCGCTCCTCCGAGGCTCAGGCGCGCGGTGCGCACTTCGACTCGGACATGGCTTCCTTCAACCGGCAGGCCGCCTCGCGCGCCCGCACGGCCAACATCCTCTACATCGGTTCAGGAGTCGTCGCCGCGGCCACCGTGGTGAGCGCGCTCCTCCAGTAGTTCGTCGCCCCCAAGGATCCCCCATGAATCGCGACACGAGAGTCGCTCTTTCGTTTCTTCTGCTCGGCCTGCTCTTCGCGCCCGGCTGCCTGGTGCAGAGCATCGATGAGGAGGGCCGCGCCTGCGATGTGGAGCACCCGTGCAGCGCGGGACGCTCCTGCGTCGGTGGCGTCTGCCTGGCCCACGTCACGCCCGCCGCGGATGGCGGTCCCTCGGAGCAGGGGGATGGTGGTGTCGCGGACGGCGGTGCGAGCTGCCTGGACGCGTGCGTGGACTGGCTCTGTGGCACCTCCAACGCTTGTGGCGCCGTCTGCCAGCCCGAGAACGGGTGCGTCGAGGGAAGCCTGTTGGACGGCTTCGACCCGGGGAGCACGGGCTGGGTCATCTTCAAGGATGCGCCGACCACCTTCCAGATGACGGACGTCTCCAGCCCGGCCCTGAGCGGGCAGGCGCTGCGGCTGGACTACGACATCAACCCGGCGGGCGGCTTCGGTGGAATCGAGCGGCTCTTGGGCGAGGGTCAGGACTGGCGGCAGGCCACCGGCCTTGGCATCTGGGTGTATGGCGCCTCCACCGGTCATCCCTTCCGGTTGGAGTTCTATGACACCCATTGGGTGCGCTTCGAGTTCATCGTCCCGGTGGACTGGACGGGCTGGAAGCACGTGTATGCCCCGTTCAGCGCCTTCACCCGCTCGGCCTTCCAGCCCGTTCCGGATGCGGGCAGCGGCCCACCGGCGCTCGACGCGGTCAAGGGCCTGAGCATCTCCCCCGGGTACTCGTCTGGCGCCCACGGGTCCGTGGTGGTGGATGAGCTCGCGCTGCTGCGGCGGCCCGAGGCGGGCG
Coding sequences:
- a CDS encoding tetratricopeptide repeat protein yields the protein MYPPVGKDTTSRPQEVGSAASEPPLCFGWRNTMRAVLGWIAIVQLLWAGSARADELATLALSQAKAFYQALDYERCLKRLKRAGTLKLSEPERAEVALYQGLCGAGLGQSKAARKSFQRALELDPELQLPLGTSPRLVELFEEVGGKRRSRPPDAPAVAAAPAPDVPSAPSAEPPTVTPELKPSAPPAVTERPAFLPQAQPPKSGVVRAVPYVLGGASLAVLATGVVFGVQARSSEAQARGAHFDSDMASFNRQAASRARTANILYIGSGVVAAATVVSALLQ
- a CDS encoding spherulation-specific family 4 protein; its protein translation is MNRDTRVALSFLLLGLLFAPGCLVQSIDEEGRACDVEHPCSAGRSCVGGVCLAHVTPAADGGPSEQGDGGVADGGASCLDACVDWLCGTSNACGAVCQPENGCVEGSLLDGFDPGSTGWVIFKDAPTTFQMTDVSSPALSGQALRLDYDINPAGGFGGIERLLGEGQDWRQATGLGIWVYGASTGHPFRLEFYDTHWVRFEFIVPVDWTGWKHVYAPFSAFTRSAFQPVPDAGSGPPALDAVKGLSISPGYSSGAHGSVVVDELALLRRPEAGAIVPLYIYPSPGAWAPLIEGKRTHPTVPVLAIVNPDTGPGEAIKPEYATSISALADAGITVVGYVHALYSRRDAGLVREEINRYRAFYPETRGIFIDEMANAEGQEGYYRALSDHARDAGFELTVGNPGARTPVSFRGTVDVLTISEGPGLTDVGIIQEAAAGFDRGSLGVLRYGLPTANPAYVHQVRRDVRYLYLTHDPKNPWTSLPPYLNSLLDSLR